One region of Candidatus Acidiferrales bacterium genomic DNA includes:
- a CDS encoding polysaccharide biosynthesis/export family protein produces MLATVRKALDCASPRSFWLIVSVFLSVQLAFAQANPQTPQQTNARIVQLAQASGSSTGEIPIGAGDVLHIDVFDVPDLTRDVRVGETGLISMPLIPDRISVAGCTPFQLESRLEKLLQVNGLVMHPQVSIMVKEQNSEPISVVGAVRHPMVFHEYRPTTLLEVLANADGISDDAGNSIIITRPKPPATACGEPDPPSDPAEGSQTITIRVSDLLQNGDPSFNIPVYGGDVITVPRAGIVYVAGAVVTPGGYTLSYAGEAINTMKVIALAHGLLGTAKTNSAVILRKDPATGKTNQINVKLKMIMNRKAPDILLHANDVLYVPDSTAKRALYKAGDAAVGITSGLIILRGSQ; encoded by the coding sequence ATGCTAGCAACAGTCCGGAAAGCTCTGGACTGCGCCAGTCCGCGGTCGTTTTGGTTGATTGTCTCCGTATTTCTGAGTGTCCAATTAGCCTTTGCTCAGGCAAATCCTCAAACCCCGCAGCAGACTAACGCGCGGATCGTACAACTGGCGCAGGCTTCGGGTTCCTCGACGGGAGAGATTCCCATTGGAGCCGGAGATGTCTTGCATATTGACGTATTTGATGTTCCCGACCTCACCCGCGACGTCCGCGTCGGCGAGACCGGCCTCATTTCCATGCCCTTGATCCCGGACCGGATTTCGGTCGCGGGTTGTACGCCATTCCAGTTGGAAAGCAGGCTTGAAAAGCTTCTTCAGGTGAATGGCCTGGTCATGCATCCGCAGGTTTCAATAATGGTGAAGGAGCAGAATAGCGAGCCGATTTCGGTGGTCGGTGCGGTGCGCCATCCAATGGTCTTTCATGAGTACCGCCCCACGACGCTTCTCGAAGTTCTGGCCAATGCCGATGGCATTTCCGACGATGCCGGAAACTCGATCATCATCACGCGGCCTAAACCTCCGGCAACGGCGTGCGGAGAACCGGATCCGCCTTCTGATCCCGCGGAAGGATCGCAAACGATCACCATCCGCGTTTCCGATCTCCTGCAAAACGGCGATCCGTCATTCAACATTCCAGTCTATGGGGGCGACGTCATCACCGTGCCGCGCGCCGGCATCGTGTATGTCGCAGGCGCGGTGGTCACTCCCGGCGGCTACACACTGAGTTATGCGGGCGAGGCCATCAACACGATGAAGGTCATTGCCCTGGCTCACGGCTTGCTGGGTACTGCGAAAACAAATTCTGCGGTTATCCTTCGCAAAGATCCCGCAACGGGCAAAACAAATCAGATTAACGTGAAGTTGAAAATGATTATGAACCGCAAGGCTCCGGATATTCTTCTGCATGCCAATGACGTGCTGTACGTTCCCGATAGCACCGCGAAACGGGCGTTGTACAAAGCTGGCGATGCAGCCGTGGGAATCACATCGGGACTGATTATTTTGCGCGGTTCGCAATAG